In Carya illinoinensis cultivar Pawnee chromosome 10, C.illinoinensisPawnee_v1, whole genome shotgun sequence, one DNA window encodes the following:
- the LOC122279342 gene encoding receptor kinase-like protein Xa21 isoform X2, translating to MADPTSFLFLLSMTLLLQQSYPFSFANAEILNVTTDKSALFELKAHISSKDSHHVLISNWSSNTHICTWVGVTCGSKHLRVKALNLSYMDLIGTIPPHIGNLSFLVSLSIGNNSFHGSLPNELSRLYRLQFLDLSYNEFSGEIPAWMGLLNKLQILFLHGNNFEGSIPQSLSNISSLQWIDLSYNQLSGSIPSSLFKMPTLQQIVLRSNKLSGPITSIFFNASSLQYIHLGHNKLSGGLPTYMFDLLPNLQYLSISQNHFSGVLPEIGNLTMLRELILYDNNFEGTIPSSLLKCTQLQYLDMWNNNFTGRLSPEIGNLTMLTYLYLAQNKFEGAIPSQIGNLQKLELFAADINYLSGPIPYEIFNISTLQKISMVSNNLSGHLPSSTGSLFVPNIQILTLGDNELSGRIPNSILNASQLIMLDLSHNSFSGSIPEAIGNLRFLEVLNLVSNKLTISFSELRSLFSSLSSCKHLRFLSLSKNHLNDVLPNSVGNLSTSLQRLHLYYCNIKGNIPEEIGNLSSLIDLSLHHNELGGPVPTTIGRLHMLQDEDMVGHVADFGIAKLLGDGVSLTQTMTLATIGYMAPEYGSEGIVSTRGDVYSYGILLMETFTRKKPTDDMFTGDMSLKCLVQESLALSVLEVVDTNLLSNQNDYPAMEECLLSTMGLALHCCADSSEQRIGIENVLATLDKIKLKFLKDITGH from the exons ATGGCGGACCCAACTTCTTTCCTCTTCCTCCTTTCTATGACGCTGCTTTTGCAACAATCTTACCCATTTAGCTTTGCTAATGCAGAAATTCTAAACGTTACCACCGATAAATCTGCTCTTTTTGAATTGAAAGCTCACATTTCTTCTAAGGACTCTCATCATGTTTTGATAAGCAACTGGTCCTCCAACACTCATATTTGCACTTGGGTCGGTGTTACCTGTGGTTCTAAACATCTCCGAGTCAAAGCTTTAAACCTTTCCTACATGGACCTTATAGGTACCATTCCTCCGCACATTGGAAATCTTTCGTTCCTGGTTAGTCTAAGCATAGGCAACAACAGTTTTCATGGTTCATTGCCTAATGAGTTGTCTCGTCTTTATCGGTTGCAATTCCTAGACTTGAGTTATAATGAATTCAGTGGAGAAATCCCAGCATGGATGGGTTTGTTAAACAAACttcaaatattgtttcttcaTGGTAACAATTTCGAAGGTAGTATTCCACAGTCTCTATCTAACATATCATCATTGCAGTGGATTGATCTTTCATATAACCAGCTTTCAGGCTCCATACCTTCCTCTTTATTCAAGATGCCTACCTTGCAACAAATTGTCCTCCGCTCAAATAAGCTTTCAGGTCCAATAACCTCCATCTTCTTCAATGCGTCTTCACTACAATACATTCACCTCGGTCATAACAAGTTATCTGGTGGACTACCGACGTATATGTTTGATCTTCTTCCCAACTTACAATATCTTTCTATCTCCCAGAACCATTTCTCTGGTGTACTCCCAGAAATAGGGAACTTAACAATGCTTAGAGAATTAATTCTTTATGACAACAACTTTGAAG GTACAATTCCATCCTCGTTGCTGAAGTGTACACAGCTGCAATATTTAGATATGTGGAATAATAATTTCACAGGAAGACTATCCCCAGAAATAGGGAATTTAACTATGCTTACGTACTTATATCTTGCCCAGAACAAGTTTGAAG GTGCAATACCCAGTCAAATTGGAAATCTGCAAAAACTAGAGCTATTCGCTGCTGACATAAACTATTTATCTGGACCGATTCCGTATGAGATCTTCAATATCTCAACTTTACAAAAAATTTCAATGGTATCAAATAATCTCTCAGGTCACCTTCCATCAAGTACAGGCAGCCTTTTTGTTCCAAATATTCAGATCCTTACTCTTGGTGATAATGAATTGAGCGGAAGGATTCCCAACTCTATTCTCAATGCTTCACAGCTCATCATGTTAGATTTAAGTCATAACTCATTCTCAGGCTCAATTCCAGAAGCAATTGGTAATTTAAGGTTCCTCGAGGTTCTAAATCTCGTATCAAATAAGTTGACAATTTCGTTTTCAGAACTGAGGAgccttttctcttctttgtcAAGCTGCAAACATCTCAGATTTTTAAGTTTGTCCAAAAATCACTTGAATGATGTCCTTCCTAATTCAGTTGGGAACCTCTCAACATCTCTTCAAAGACTTCACCTATATTATTGCAATATTAAGGGCAACATTCCAGAAGAGATTGGCAATTTAAGTAGCTTGATTGATTTGAGCCTACACCACAATGAACTGGGAGGACCTGTTCcaactacaattggaagattgcaCATGCTCCAAG ATGAAGATATGGTTGGACATGTCGCTGATTTTGGCATCGCCAAACTCCTTGGTGATGGAGTTTCTCTAACACAAACAATGACTCTCGCTACAATTGGATATATGGCACCAG AGTATGGCTCTGAAGGAATTGTTTCTACAAGGGGAGATGTGTATAGTTATGGCATTTTATTGATGGAAACTTTCACAAGAAAGAAGCCCACAGATGATATGTTTACTGGAGACATGAGCTTGAAGTGTTTGGTACAAGAATCATTAGCCCTTTCTGTACTTGAAGTTGTTGACACCAATTTGTTAAGCAACCAAAATGATTATCCTGCAATGGAGGAGTGTTTGCTATCCACCATGGGATTGGCTTTGCATTGTTGTGCCGACTCGTCTGAACAGAGGATTGGTATAGAAAATGTTTTAGCTACACTCGACAAGATCAAATTGAAGTTTCTCAAAGATATTACTGGACACTAA
- the LOC122279342 gene encoding LRR receptor-like serine/threonine-protein kinase EFR isoform X1: protein MADPTSFLFLLSMTLLLQQSYPFSFANAEILNVTTDKSALFELKAHISSKDSHHVLISNWSSNTHICTWVGVTCGSKHLRVKALNLSYMDLIGTIPPHIGNLSFLVSLSIGNNSFHGSLPNELSRLYRLQFLDLSYNEFSGEIPAWMGLLNKLQILFLHGNNFEGSIPQSLSNISSLQWIDLSYNQLSGSIPSSLFKMPTLQQIVLRSNKLSGPITSIFFNASSLQYIHLGHNKLSGGLPTYMFDLLPNLQYLSISQNHFSGVLPEIGNLTMLRELILYDNNFEGTIPSSLLKCTQLQYLDMWNNNFTGRLSPEIGNLTMLTYLYLAQNKFEGAIPSQIGNLQKLELFAADINYLSGPIPYEIFNISTLQKISMVSNNLSGHLPSSTGSLFVPNIQILTLGDNELSGRIPNSILNASQLIMLDLSHNSFSGSIPEAIGNLRFLEVLNLVSNKLTISFSELRSLFSSLSSCKHLRFLSLSKNHLNDVLPNSVGNLSTSLQRLHLYYCNIKGNIPEEIGNLSSLIDLSLHHNELGGPVPTTIGRLHMLQGLVLYGNRLKGSIPYTLCHLGILDTLNLGGNELYGNIPACIDNMTSLRTLDLGFNQLTSSIPLRLWRLTDLLLVDLSSNSLNGPLPLDIGNLNVLRALDLSKNQITGRIPVTIGGLKNIVNLSLAVNRLDGSIPTSAGELVSLEVLDLSYNNLYGEIPKSLEKLSNLKHLNLSFNKLQGEIPSRGQFVHFPATSFMSNNGLCGEAQMQVPPCKGKKAIGLQILKYVSITVGLVVLGMCLVFFSIKRRKRNAKLSHDTNSMPLATWRRISHQELIRATEGFSANNLLGEGSFGFVYKGTLLEGTTVAIKVLNLQVEGAFKSFHIECEVLRNIRHRNLVKIITACCNMDFKALVLEYMPNGNLDMWLYSENRCLNMLQRLSIMIDVARAIEYLHLGYATPIIHCDLKPTNVLLDEDMVGHVADFGIAKLLGDGVSLTQTMTLATIGYMAPEYGSEGIVSTRGDVYSYGILLMETFTRKKPTDDMFTGDMSLKCLVQESLALSVLEVVDTNLLSNQNDYPAMEECLLSTMGLALHCCADSSEQRIGIENVLATLDKIKLKFLKDITGH, encoded by the exons ATGGCGGACCCAACTTCTTTCCTCTTCCTCCTTTCTATGACGCTGCTTTTGCAACAATCTTACCCATTTAGCTTTGCTAATGCAGAAATTCTAAACGTTACCACCGATAAATCTGCTCTTTTTGAATTGAAAGCTCACATTTCTTCTAAGGACTCTCATCATGTTTTGATAAGCAACTGGTCCTCCAACACTCATATTTGCACTTGGGTCGGTGTTACCTGTGGTTCTAAACATCTCCGAGTCAAAGCTTTAAACCTTTCCTACATGGACCTTATAGGTACCATTCCTCCGCACATTGGAAATCTTTCGTTCCTGGTTAGTCTAAGCATAGGCAACAACAGTTTTCATGGTTCATTGCCTAATGAGTTGTCTCGTCTTTATCGGTTGCAATTCCTAGACTTGAGTTATAATGAATTCAGTGGAGAAATCCCAGCATGGATGGGTTTGTTAAACAAACttcaaatattgtttcttcaTGGTAACAATTTCGAAGGTAGTATTCCACAGTCTCTATCTAACATATCATCATTGCAGTGGATTGATCTTTCATATAACCAGCTTTCAGGCTCCATACCTTCCTCTTTATTCAAGATGCCTACCTTGCAACAAATTGTCCTCCGCTCAAATAAGCTTTCAGGTCCAATAACCTCCATCTTCTTCAATGCGTCTTCACTACAATACATTCACCTCGGTCATAACAAGTTATCTGGTGGACTACCGACGTATATGTTTGATCTTCTTCCCAACTTACAATATCTTTCTATCTCCCAGAACCATTTCTCTGGTGTACTCCCAGAAATAGGGAACTTAACAATGCTTAGAGAATTAATTCTTTATGACAACAACTTTGAAG GTACAATTCCATCCTCGTTGCTGAAGTGTACACAGCTGCAATATTTAGATATGTGGAATAATAATTTCACAGGAAGACTATCCCCAGAAATAGGGAATTTAACTATGCTTACGTACTTATATCTTGCCCAGAACAAGTTTGAAG GTGCAATACCCAGTCAAATTGGAAATCTGCAAAAACTAGAGCTATTCGCTGCTGACATAAACTATTTATCTGGACCGATTCCGTATGAGATCTTCAATATCTCAACTTTACAAAAAATTTCAATGGTATCAAATAATCTCTCAGGTCACCTTCCATCAAGTACAGGCAGCCTTTTTGTTCCAAATATTCAGATCCTTACTCTTGGTGATAATGAATTGAGCGGAAGGATTCCCAACTCTATTCTCAATGCTTCACAGCTCATCATGTTAGATTTAAGTCATAACTCATTCTCAGGCTCAATTCCAGAAGCAATTGGTAATTTAAGGTTCCTCGAGGTTCTAAATCTCGTATCAAATAAGTTGACAATTTCGTTTTCAGAACTGAGGAgccttttctcttctttgtcAAGCTGCAAACATCTCAGATTTTTAAGTTTGTCCAAAAATCACTTGAATGATGTCCTTCCTAATTCAGTTGGGAACCTCTCAACATCTCTTCAAAGACTTCACCTATATTATTGCAATATTAAGGGCAACATTCCAGAAGAGATTGGCAATTTAAGTAGCTTGATTGATTTGAGCCTACACCACAATGAACTGGGAGGACCTGTTCcaactacaattggaagattgcaCATGCTCCAAGGTTTGGTTCTTTATGGTAATAGACTAAAAGGTTCAATTCCATATACGCTCTGCCATTTAGGAATCTTGGATACACTAAATTTAGGTGGTAATGAGCTTTATGGAAACATTCCAGCATGCATAGATAACATGACTTCACTACGAACTCTTGACTTGGGTTTCAACCAATTAACTTCTTCAATTCCTTTGAGGTTGTGGAGGCTTACAGATCTcttgttggttgatttatcATCAAATTCTCTTAATGGTCCTCTACCTTTAGATATTGGGAACCTGAATGTCTTGAGAGCATTAGATTTGTCAAAAAACCAAATAACAGGTCGTATCCCAGTTACAATTGGTGggctaaaaaatattgtgaatctaTCTTTGGCAGTCAATCGACTAGATGGCTCAATTCCTACATCTGCTGGTGAATTGGTAAGCTTAGAGGTTTTAGATCTTTCCTACAATAACTTATATGGAGAGATTCCCAAGTCCTTAGAAAAACTCTCAAACTTGAAACATCTAAATTTGTCATTCAATAAACTACAAGGAGAAATTCCTTCCAGAGGACAGTTTGTACACTTCCCAGCTACATCTTTCATGTCAAACAATGGACTTTGTGGTGAGGCTCAAATGCAAGTCCCCCCATGCAAAGGAAAAAAGGCCATAGGATTGCAAATACTGAAATATGTCTCAATTACAGTGGGGTTAGTGGTACTTGGAATGTGTCTTGTATTTTTCTCAATAAAACGCCGTAAGAGGAATGCTAAATTGTCACATGACACAAATTCAATGCCTTTAGCAACATGGAGGAGAATTTCACATCAAGAACTTATTCGAGCAACAGAAGGGTTTAGTGCAAACAACTTACTTGGAGAAGGGAGTTTTGGGTTTGTTTACAAAGGAACACTCTTAGAAGGTACAACTGTTGctataaaagttttaaatttgcAAGTGGAGGGGGCATTCAAAAGCTTTCACATAGAATGTGAGGTATTACGCAATATTCGTCACCGGAATCTTGTCAAAATCATTACCGCTTGTTGTAACATGGACTTCAAAGCTTTGGTATTAGAATACATGCCTAATGGGAACTTGGATATGTGGTTGTACTCTGAAAACCGTTGTTTGAATATGTTACAAAGGCTAAGCATAATGATTGATGTGGCAAGAGCAATAGAATACCTTCATCTTGGTTATGCAACACCTATTATTCATTGTGATTTGAAGCCTACCAATGTCTTATTAGATGAAGATATGGTTGGACATGTCGCTGATTTTGGCATCGCCAAACTCCTTGGTGATGGAGTTTCTCTAACACAAACAATGACTCTCGCTACAATTGGATATATGGCACCAG AGTATGGCTCTGAAGGAATTGTTTCTACAAGGGGAGATGTGTATAGTTATGGCATTTTATTGATGGAAACTTTCACAAGAAAGAAGCCCACAGATGATATGTTTACTGGAGACATGAGCTTGAAGTGTTTGGTACAAGAATCATTAGCCCTTTCTGTACTTGAAGTTGTTGACACCAATTTGTTAAGCAACCAAAATGATTATCCTGCAATGGAGGAGTGTTTGCTATCCACCATGGGATTGGCTTTGCATTGTTGTGCCGACTCGTCTGAACAGAGGATTGGTATAGAAAATGTTTTAGCTACACTCGACAAGATCAAATTGAAGTTTCTCAAAGATATTACTGGACACTAA